A window of Physeter macrocephalus isolate SW-GA chromosome 6, ASM283717v5, whole genome shotgun sequence genomic DNA:
AGTGTAGTTCTAAAGCATTTATTCATATTGTTTTGCTCACCTTTATGTTGTTACCAGATGACAATAAATGCTGTGggattgtttttattaaaatatttacattgtttcctttaaaaaaaatgcttccgTCAAGTCAGGCTAGACTTTTTACTccatcattgttttttgtttttgtttttgtttgttttttgttttgttttttgtttttgtctgcacCGCATGGCTTaagggatattagttccccacctgggattgaatccaggccacagcagtgaaagcgccaagtcctaaccactggaccgccagggaatttgtTACTCCATCATTGTTAACACCTTGCAAACTGGGCAGAGAAGTTCCATTtatttcaatgttttcttttgcttgtcaGGTACTTCGTAccttgcaaatatatttttgctcTAAATCATCTTTATAGAACTAACAGAACTAATTGCAAAACagtcaaataaaaaaaatcttacatagAATGTTaagcaaaaatacaaaattcttGGTACACACTGAAAATATCTAAGAAAATGTCACCTCTTTACAGATGTTGTATTTTGTGTTTCAGTGTCTGTGACTGGTTAATTCTGTTGTTTAACCTGTTGCTTCTTAGGCTTACATGATAAATTTATCTCCAGTTAGGATAGGTAACTTGAGTCTGTTTCATATTCACAGACAAAACCCTAACAATATCCAGTCACTTCATAATATGAACTGTTTGTCAAGAAGGAGtttcagcaagaaaaagagaatgtgGCGAGAACTGAGCAGGTGGCAATGTTACTCGAAGTGCACCTGCACAGGGTGTCTTTGTTGTGGGTACAATTGCCATCTCACCTGGTACTTTAGTAATACCTCCTGCTCATACCTTTCAGTCATACCACACCTAAGGGGTTGTACCCAGAAATCTTTAGTATGccatttcattttggaaaacaaataaatatttgttcttgtCCTTGCTGCTCTagcccctttctccttttctgctgAAACCAGTAAGAATGAGGAGGGATCCTCCAACATTCATTCTCATTAGTTTAGAATAGGAGAGATCTTTGAAGATGATCTAACCTAGTTCTCTCATTCTGTGACTGAAGTGCACAGGACAAGAGAGGGTAATGGCTTGCCATATCATACCAATGGTTAAGCAGGCACTAGAGTCCAGGTTTCTGAATTTCTAATTAGGGATTCTTTCTATCATTGAGCTTTGCAAAAGTTAAGGGCTTGAAAACATTCCAAAAATATGTGCCTAGGTATAGATTCAATAGTGAAGGGAGGTAGAACAGTACTCCCAAGGTTATTTGATCACTGCTCAGCTGGCACAGTGGCTACTTATAACAAGTTCTGGGCAACACTGTGGACTGCCCAGTATTTGAAGAAGATAAATTATCAGGCGTCTCTGCTTCCAGCACCTTTTTATCTCGAGAACCTTTATGGGGATTATTGGCTCTTTGACACGTGTCCTACAGCTTAAGTTTGGGGACCCTATTATTAgattctgagcagtgtggcttGAGGTGCTGTTGTGGAGACAATGTTAGAACAGCCAGAGGTGAACCTGGAGCTAAAGAGGAGACACTACTAATTATTTGCCTTTCTTAGTTagatctgccttttttttttctttctgagtaaTTCTGACAGAATCAATTTCCTAGAAACTATAAGCCagattctttttagttttttttattgtcttGATAGTTAGTAGATCCACCCAAGAACATAGTGAGGTGAACATTGAAAAATATGTGtaggaagaataaatattatttttagaaaattatcatttttgacattaaaaattttggaaaacagagaaaggaaaacatcacCAGTATTTCTTCCTCACAGCTGCTCTTATAATTTTGAGATAGGAGGCTTAGACTTTTCTTCCtaagaatcttttcttttttatgtagttGTTCATAGTGAGTACTcagttatgtatttttttcccctctacttcCAGGAGGTAGTGTGGCTTAATGATCAGACCCAAGCTTTGGTCTTACATGAGGTTCTAGTCTCAGCAGTGAGATGTAGGGCAAAGAACTTagtttctgagtctgtttccataactgaaaaatgaggatagtaatacctacttcataatctctgtgaggtttaaataaaatatttgtaaagtgcttattaTAGTTCCTAGCACATACTAGGGACTCAGTAAATagaacattgttattatttttttaaataaatttatttatttttggctgtgttgggtcttcgtcggctgcgtgcaggctttctctagttgcggtgaccgGGGcctactcctcattgcggtgcgcagacttctcactggggtggcttctcttgttgcggagcacgggctctaggtgagcgggcttcagtagttgtggcttgcgagctctagagcacaggctcagtagttgtggcgcatgggcttagctgctccgcggcttgtgggatcttcccgaccagggctcgaacccgtgtcccctgcactggcaggtggattctttttttttttttgcggcacgcgggcctctcactgttgtggccNNNNNNNNNNNNNNNNNNNNNNNNNNNNNNNNNNNNNNNNNNNNNNNNNNNNNNNNNNNNNNNNNNNNNNNNNNNNNNNNNNNNNNNNNNNNNNNNNNNNNNNNNNtgtcccctgcactggcaggtggattctttttttttttttgcggcacgcgggcctctcactgttgtggcccctcccgttgcggagcgcaggctccggacgcgcaggctcagcggccatggctcacgggcccagccgccccgcggcatgtgggatcctcccggaccggggcacgaacccgtgtccccttcatcggcaggcggactctcaaccactgcaccaccagggaagtccgcattgttattatttatacCATTCACATTTCCTTTATGCCACATAGTCTTTGtgaccatatttttattttattttttaaaagttttggctgcaccctgcagcaggtaggaccttagttccccgaccagggatcaaacccactccccctgcactggaaggcagagtcttaaccactggaccaccggggacgTCCATGaccatatttttaataactgcatGATATTCTATCAAGTTGAATACATTCTTATTTGCAtaaccattcatctgttattAGATTCTTAAATTGCCTGTAAATTTGCCCTAGAATAAAAAATTCTTCAGCAAGCTGTTATTCATTCAGCAGATTCGGTAAGTACTCACTGTATATAAGGACCTTTGCTTGGCACCAGGAGCACAAAGATCAGAGTGGCACAGTCCCTGGCTTTGAGGGGCTCTCGGTTCGTAAGTGGAGATGTGTGCAGAGAACTCTGGCCTGTAGTAAACACTGTCACTGTCCAAGTTACTGAAAAGGTGCTGAGGAGAAGAGACAATGTCAGCCTCTGCCTGGAGAGCTCACGGAAGGGAGGAGAGGGTTGTGGGAGACGAATCAAGTGAGTTAATGGGGGTGAGGTGCAGGTTATTAAGGGCTTTTTAAGCCCTCATACAGAATGGAACTTTCATCCTCAGTGCAAGGGGAAAGTCAGTTTTGAGAAGAGAATTCTCTTTTTCCGCTTACGTTTTATAGCCTGTACAGGGCAAAGTGGAAGCAGAGAGTTTAATTAGGAAATTATTAAGGAATCCAGGTGAGAGGTGGTATGGCCTAGACCAGGTGGAAGTGGTGGAGGGGCCATATTAGAAGTGGCCATATTGGAAGAAATAGCCCATGTCATGAGCCGTCAGGTTGTATGTGAAGATGtcaaagaaaaagtcaaagatgGGCTCTCAGGCTTTCAGCTCGAGTGATTGGAATGTTGTAGTTGCTGTTTCCAAAAACAAGGAAGGATgcaggaggagcaggtttgggtGAGAAATTGGGAGTTGAGTTTTGGGGTGTTACGTtcaagatatttattaaacattaatcCGGCAGAGATGTTCAGTAAGTAGTTAGATGTAGGAGTCTGCAATTCACGGGGAAAGAGATTTGTCCTGGAGTTATAAATTTGGGAGATAGCTgtatatttatactatttttaacatgtttaaaaaactTGGTACAGTTATTTTACCCATTATTACTCCTCTCATAGAATTTTCattggtattttcatttttttaatccaaataaaCTTTAGAGTCACtttgttacatttatttcctAAAGTATGTTGGAAATTTTACTggaatactatatataaatacacacatatatatgtattatatatatatatatataaatttactagAAGACTGACTGgtaatttgagaagaattggcaTCTTTAAAATGGATCTTTGTGTCTAGCAATGcattatttctctccatttagttttatttcttctgataAGAGTTCATTTCTTTGTTCCCCAAATAGTTCATACACAGTTCTTGATAATATTATTCCCAAGTGTTGTGTGCCCTTGTTAGTAAATTTCACCAGTATTCTGATAGTTTTTGCCTTATAAAGGAATTATATTGATATGTTTGGCCACATCACTAAATTTcgggtattataaataatatccttgatttctttgacttttttttctacaatagaatcatatcatttgcaaataataattttgtctttttcctttcaacATTTGTGTCTCATTTCTGTTCATGCCAAGAAAAGAAGTCCTAAATTTAGGATAGTGGGTAACCATAGAGTAATGAGGTAATTAAGACCTAAAAGTCTAGTCACAGCTcacaagttttgttttatttagtttttgctttaagcttatcctaattatttcttttctttgcctttaaaaaatttatttctgatgGATTTATTTTGAGTGCTTAGAGTTTATCTGTTTTAGATTTATGCATTATTTCCGGTAGTTGGTTTAGGTGTGgtatatatttggttttcagCCATTTTGCCCTTCCAAGGACGTATTCTCTGATTCCTTGAGCACCACTGATTGGGGGAAAGCTCTTTTCCTGCTGAATTGACATTTAACTTTCATGGATGCAGAAACAAATTAAACCCAGTAGAGAGTACGTAACCAAGAGATTTCAATCCTATAATTGCATAAGGCCCTAATGAAAATTTGAAGTTTAGtagcctctccctctccttccaaatcaacaaaaacagtaaaaatgaatttatgtaagttaaaaaaaattatgatgtgTACATTTATAAGGCAAttgattttgaaaacttttattttcaaactaagttttgcaaatttgaaatttttatttaaaaaatctaaatacaaAACCAGTTTCACTTCTGATGTGGATTGTAAATCAGAAAAGGACTTGCTGATGCAGCTTAGATTTCTGGAATGCATTATCTTGAATTTTCAAGTTaactttcaagttttattttctgtttgtcaaGTTAAGCCTCATGTGACCTTTCTCCCTGAGTGAGCAGTGGACGCTATCTGACATGTTAGGACTTTGTACCTCCAAGGGTAGATTTACAGGACAGCTTTTAATTGGCCTGTATTGCCTTGTTTAAATAGCCAAACACCTGCTAGGCAAGCCCCTGCGCATGTGAGTGGCTATATGTTCGTTCCTTCCTTTAGGATTTGCAAGGCTGGAGCACAAAGACAGCGATTGTTACCCAATAAGCAGTAGTCACACACTTCTACCAATCGCCTTAGGAGGGCTGGTTACCATGGAATCCACCATCTGTTCACTCCCCGCCGGAATGTGATTATCCTTGCTGGGCTGGAAACTGGAAGCGTGTGCTGTGTGAAATTATATGCAATGGACTGGGTTAATGGGAGGCTAGATTTGGCTCACTAGAAGAACAAATGAAGGGAGTTTTACTTCGTAACCATTTGTGACTTCTAAGCAAGAGGAATAAATTCAGCTTTTATAAGGTAAGTAATCCTAGTACTGTGTATCCAGTTTGTACTATATTTGGTGTGGGGCATTATCTCTATGTGGTCCAAGGAAAGGGAGCTATAAGCTTTTCTGGAAGGAGCCTCCAGCATTACACACTTCTGTTGATTGATTTTAAGCAgctcagttatacctatacaatTACATGTTGATGttggaaaaatgaaagaattattctttaatctttaaaaatttttcatgccTGTGAAATTGTATTATGACCACTGAAAGTGGCAAAAAGACAATCATTTTAAATGGTTTCTCAGAGTGAATTGTACCAATATGCTTTTTGAAATACACCCATGACCACAACGTGTTCAATGTCTTCTTCAAGTAAAAAAATGTCTCAGGTCAGGGACATTTGTAAGTTATGATTTTATTAATCATTATTCTGGCCCACATGACTGACCTGCTATTACTAGCTCATGTTTTGTAATGTGATGTTTATGCAGTTTTATTTTGCAATGCTTTTGCACAAGTTTCAAGGGCCTGAGCATGTGGAAACAATGTGACAGTGCTTTAACGGCAGGCATGTAGGCATAAGTGATAAAGGAAGGGGCAAAGCTAGGAAGATCTGCTTCTATTTCAAGGGctgcctttgtttttctgtttgaacAGCCCCTTAAAATGTGTGGTGCATATTGAAAGCAGTAGAAGGAGATTTTGGTGCTAACAAATGGATGACTGACATTTTTCTGTGTGGCTAAGAGGTTGGTAGCTCAAACAAGGGACTTCTATGTCCTTTGTAAAGCAGCATTGTATCCCCTTCCCCAAAACTGTGCCCTAAaacatgaaagtgaaaaacaaaaagagtgcTGTCTATACTCTGGATACTTCTTTTGTGTAACTTTTCCTATCATTTAAACCGTAGCTCCAGGGATCTGTGAGTCTAGCTGGGTCTGCCATTTTTATTTGATATAGGAAGGAGTTGCAAGGAGAGGATTTGCTAATGCAGCTTTAGTTCCTCTAATTGTGCTGTTCTGCTGTCATCTTGGACATTCATGCCAGTGGGTCAGTGGCTGCCCGGAGAGCTAGAAAAGGTCATTGCCAACACGCCCTacttgtttgattttctttttttattattattacaatataAAATTAGATAACCTTGTATTGGTCAAGGACTCATGTTCTTACTTCAAGAACAGGTTTTCAGGCTTGACTGCTAATTGTGGGTTCTTGGTATTTATTGTAGTTGACTTATTGTagcttaaattctttcttttgtgCTTACTGGTCTAATTAATACattatattattcttattattctaaagttttttaatatgcaaaattAGATTAGGTGCATACTAGCTCTAAAAAAGCATCTTTTTCAGTAATAATAGATATGTATCTGCCTGAAAATTTCCTTGGCAGCatctgtaaaaaaattttaagtgaatgcTGTATTATTTGGATGAAATTTTCACCCATAAAAACAACTGTTCGTAAGCAATATAAGTTTGGGGAGGAAATGAGATAATTTAAGAACATTAGGCTGTTTATGTTGCCTTAATTACCTTGTGTCTTAGAAACCTGAAAAAGCCTATGAGTGAATGGGTATGAAGTGTGTGAGCATCTGTGTGCCTGGTATGTGGTTACTCAAGCACATGAGGTGAGCTGGGCAAATCAGTACACTTCTCAAGTCCTCTAAGTGTTTGTGAATTTCCTTACTATTTTGATTGTTACTAAGTTAAAGTTATAagattgtgtttttttaagtggGTATTTATGTCAGAATGTATCCCAGTATTTTATAGGTATTGGCAGGCATTTCATCATTTGTTTTCACttgtaaatatgtttattaatatgtttattttgttttgaaaagtccATTCATAAAACTTTTATTCCACCTACATGAACTGAATACACGTGTTCTTAACAATTATGCTTGGATTGTTCATGAAAATCTCATAAGACATTAAACAAAGCTAGCCATCATCTCAAGTTATTTCCCTGTTAACTATTTTTACAGCACATGCATGTTAGGCAagtatcaaaaaaaccaaaaaaagcaaaaaaaccccaaaaaacaaaacaaaacccccccaaaaaccccacaaaagcaaaaaaaaaccctaaaaaatgttaaatacgtgggttttttgttttactgCTGCGCTTGATATACATGAAGTAATGAATATCAAGCAATTCATTTTTACTGCATCTTTACTTGTACATTTGTTCTTAGGTTGcctaaaacatttaaatacaaataaaatgagtgtagcaaaaataatgaaagcaaaCAGCAGGTAACTTTACAAATAATGGAATGTGAACCATTTCTGCCCTTATCCAGAGTAAATTGCATCACAACTAAAGGAACACTTCTGTAGCTGTAGTCGATGGTGTGCACATTGAGACTGAGTATTCCGTAGATAGCACATGGTTTAACATGTAATATCCATGGGATATCTATTTCTACTATAGCCTTATAAGTGCTCCAAACCTTAAAGTACCCACAGCTACACCTGTGACTGGAACCAATTATCCCTTTTATTCCCCACCAGGACAAACCAAAACGAGGCAGTTTTCCTTGCTTAGACATGGAAGCAGTTTTAACACTGGCCCTTGTGAAGCCACAATGTACCAAAAGTACTATGCCAAACATTTATAACTTGTATAAAAATTCCACATCCCCATATTGGCCACCTCAAGATGAAAACAGATAACTCCCTAAATGTTAGCTGGCTTTACTCCCctaatattaaacataaaaaccaCATGGGAAATACAGAAATTCAAATAGAAGTAACATAAACCTGTCATAAATCGTAAACAAAAAACTATTGTGGGAGAGCATGGATGACAAATGGTCTACTGTGTAAACAAAAGGCAGACAAAAGTTGGAAGGCCTTTTaattttcccctccttctcctgcttCAGCTTCATCTCCTTAGGTATCAGATGTCCACAATGTCAAGTTGTCTCTCAGTAACTGCATTATTAGTGTGCTGTCTTTGTATGACTCTTCACTTAATGTATCAAGTTCAGCAATGGCTTCATCAAATGCTGTTTTTGCAAGAGATCAGGCTTTCTCAGGGGAGTTCAGAATCTCGTGGTAATagaacacagagaagttaagggcCAGACCCAATCTGATAGGATGTGTTGGCTGCATTTCCTTTTTGCTGATTTCAAAAGCTTCTTGGTATGCTTGCTGTGGCTGATCCACAATCCCTTTCTTGTCATCACCAGCAGGGTCCTCAGCGAAATAGTGGTAGTAgtctcctttcattttcaaatagaaGACTTTGCTCTCTGCTTGTGAAGCATTGAGGATCAAGAACTTTTCCAAAAGAGACAGTACATCATTGCAGATATCTCTTAGCTCGGTCTCaattttctctctgtattcttGAGCCATCTGCTGTTTTTTCTCAGCACCTTCTGTCTTTTGCTCAATATTTGAGATGACCCTCCAAGATGACCTACGGGCTCCTACAACATTTTTATAAGCAACTGAGAGAAGATTCCTCTCCTCATTGGATAATTCAGCTCCTTGCTCAGTTACAGACTTCATGCAGGCCGCCATGTCGTCATACCGCTCAGCCTGCTCGGCCAGTTTGGCCTTCTGCACCAGCTTATTTTTATCCATGACTGGATGTTCTGTGTCCGGAGTGGGTG
This region includes:
- the LOC102993808 gene encoding LOW QUALITY PROTEIN: 14-3-3 protein zeta/delta-like (The sequence of the model RefSeq protein was modified relative to this genomic sequence to represent the inferred CDS: substituted 1 base at 1 genomic stop codon) → MDKNKLVQKAKLAEQAERYDDMAACMKSVTEQGAELSNEERNLLSVAYKNVVGARRSSWRVISNIEQKTEGAEKKQQMAQEYREKIETELRDICNDVLSLLEKFLILNASQAESKVFYLKMKGDYYHYFAEDPAGDDKKGIVDQPQQAYQEAFEISKKEMQPTHPIRLGLALNFSVFYYHEILNSPEKAXSLAKTAFDEAIAELDTLSEESYKDSTLIMQLLRDNLTLWTSDT